Proteins encoded within one genomic window of Microbacterium soli:
- the pgi gene encoding glucose-6-phosphate isomerase produces MTAPIDATTTPAWAELTAASEGFSPDLRDWFATDPDRVRRLSLPLADLHVDLSKNLVTDEILASLVRLAEQTGVAERFAAMLSGAHINTTEDRAVLHTALRRPAGASPALVVDGQDVDADVQSVLDALSAFADRVRSGGWLGVTGKKVTHVVNIGIGGSDLGPVMVYEALKPYADAGIQARFVSNIDPTDLAQKTADLDPETTLFIVASKTFTTLETLTNARLARDWMWAGLAASGAIGDDEQSRTDAVAHHFVAVSTALDKVAAFGIDPSNAFGFWDWVGGRYSVDSAIGLSLAVVFGPERFRELLSGFHAVDEHVRTTPLAQNVPVLMGLLNVWYSNFLGAQSHAVLPYAQQLSRFAAYLQQLTMESNGKSVRWDGSPVTTSTGEVFWGEPGTNGQHAFYQLIHQGTRLIPADFIAFVNPAYPLQDGGRDVHGLFLANFLAQTRALAFGKTAEEVEAEGTTGPLVAARTFSGNRPTTSIFAPSLTPSVLGQLIALYEHITFTQGVIWGINSFDQWGVELGKQLALQIAPAIEGDAAALAAQDASTQALLAYYREHRKG; encoded by the coding sequence ATGACCGCTCCGATCGATGCGACCACCACCCCTGCCTGGGCAGAGCTCACCGCCGCGAGCGAGGGCTTCTCCCCCGATCTGCGCGACTGGTTCGCGACCGATCCCGACCGAGTGCGGCGCCTGAGCCTCCCGCTGGCGGACCTGCATGTGGACCTGTCGAAGAACCTCGTCACCGACGAGATCCTCGCATCCCTCGTGCGTCTGGCCGAGCAGACCGGCGTGGCCGAGCGCTTCGCGGCGATGCTGTCCGGCGCCCACATCAACACCACCGAGGACCGCGCGGTGCTGCACACCGCCCTGCGCCGCCCCGCCGGCGCCTCCCCCGCCCTGGTCGTGGACGGCCAGGATGTCGACGCCGACGTGCAGTCCGTGCTCGACGCGCTGTCCGCCTTCGCCGACCGGGTGCGCTCGGGAGGCTGGCTGGGAGTGACGGGCAAGAAGGTCACGCACGTCGTGAACATCGGCATCGGCGGCTCGGACCTCGGGCCCGTCATGGTGTATGAGGCGCTCAAGCCCTACGCGGATGCCGGGATCCAGGCCCGGTTCGTGTCGAACATCGACCCCACCGACCTCGCGCAGAAGACCGCGGATCTCGATCCCGAGACCACGCTGTTCATCGTCGCGTCCAAGACCTTCACGACGCTGGAGACGCTCACCAATGCGCGCCTGGCCCGTGACTGGATGTGGGCGGGCCTCGCGGCATCCGGCGCCATCGGCGACGACGAGCAGAGCCGGACGGATGCCGTCGCGCACCATTTCGTGGCCGTCTCCACCGCGCTCGACAAGGTGGCGGCCTTCGGCATCGACCCCTCCAACGCCTTCGGCTTCTGGGACTGGGTCGGTGGCCGCTACTCGGTCGACTCGGCGATCGGCCTGTCGCTGGCCGTGGTCTTCGGCCCGGAGCGGTTCCGCGAGCTGCTTTCGGGCTTCCACGCCGTCGACGAGCATGTGCGCACCACTCCCCTCGCGCAGAACGTGCCCGTGCTGATGGGGCTCCTGAACGTCTGGTACTCGAACTTCCTGGGCGCGCAGTCGCACGCCGTGCTGCCCTACGCGCAGCAGCTGAGCCGCTTCGCCGCATACCTGCAGCAGCTGACCATGGAGTCCAACGGCAAGTCGGTGCGGTGGGACGGCTCGCCGGTCACCACGAGCACCGGCGAGGTGTTCTGGGGCGAGCCCGGTACCAACGGCCAGCACGCGTTCTACCAGCTGATCCACCAGGGCACCCGCCTGATCCCCGCCGACTTCATCGCCTTCGTCAACCCCGCCTACCCCCTGCAGGACGGCGGCCGCGACGTGCACGGGCTGTTCCTGGCGAACTTCCTCGCCCAGACCAGGGCGCTCGCCTTCGGCAAGACGGCCGAGGAGGTCGAGGCCGAGGGCACCACGGGTCCCCTCGTCGCCGCGCGCACGTTCAGCGGCAACCGCCCCACCACGTCGATCTTCGCACCGTCGCTGACCCCGTCGGTGCTCGGTCAGCTGATCGCCCTGTACGAGCACATCACCTTCACGCAGGGTGTGATCTGGGGCATCAACTCCTTCGACCAGTGGGGCGTGGAGCTCGGCAAGCAGCTGGCGCTGCAGATCGCTCCCGCCATCGAGGGCGACGCGGCTGCGCTGGCCGCGCAGGACGCATCCACCCAGGCACTGCTGGCGTACTACCGGGAGCACCGCAAGGGCTGA
- a CDS encoding aldo/keto reductase: MMRIPDKTDAEVRELYDTARAAGIDFFDHADIYGGAMHVCEDRFASALQLTPSERDEITLQTKCGIVPAEQMFDFSYEHIITQVEGSLKALRTDRIDVLLLHRPDALVEPEEVARAFDELESSGKVRAFGVSNHTPRQIDLLRTAVRQPLVADQLQLSITHSPIIAQGVAANMSGEDQSIVRDGGGIVEYCRINGITIQAWSPFQAGFFDGVFLGSPKHAELNAVIDRLAAKHSVEPIAIATAWITRHPAHMQVVLGTTTPQRVTDAAAGADVELSRAEWYELFRAAGHLLP; the protein is encoded by the coding sequence ATGATGCGCATCCCCGACAAGACCGATGCCGAGGTCCGAGAGCTGTACGACACCGCGCGCGCGGCGGGCATCGACTTCTTCGACCACGCCGACATCTACGGCGGCGCCATGCACGTGTGCGAGGACCGCTTCGCGTCGGCGCTGCAGCTGACGCCCTCCGAGCGCGACGAGATCACCCTGCAGACCAAGTGCGGTATCGTGCCGGCCGAGCAGATGTTCGACTTCTCCTACGAGCACATCATCACTCAGGTCGAGGGGTCGCTGAAGGCCCTGCGGACCGACCGCATCGACGTGCTGCTGCTGCACCGCCCGGACGCGCTCGTGGAGCCCGAGGAGGTCGCCCGCGCCTTCGACGAGCTGGAGTCCTCCGGCAAGGTGCGCGCCTTCGGCGTCTCCAATCACACGCCCCGTCAGATCGACCTGCTGCGCACGGCGGTGCGTCAGCCGCTGGTGGCCGACCAGCTGCAGCTGTCCATCACGCACTCGCCGATCATCGCGCAGGGGGTGGCGGCGAACATGTCCGGCGAGGACCAGAGCATCGTCCGCGATGGGGGCGGGATCGTCGAGTACTGCCGCATCAACGGCATCACCATCCAGGCATGGTCGCCGTTCCAGGCCGGGTTCTTCGACGGCGTGTTCCTCGGCAGTCCGAAGCACGCCGAGCTGAACGCCGTGATCGACCGGCTGGCGGCGAAGCACTCCGTGGAGCCGATCGCCATCGCGACCGCCTGGATCACCCGCCACCCGGCGCACATGCAGGTCGTGCTGGGCACCACCACCCCGCAGCGGGTGACGGATGCCGCCGCCGGCGCCGACGTCGAACTCAGCCGCGCCGAGTGGTACGAGCTGTTCCGCGCGGCCGGGCACCTCCTTCCCTGA